A DNA window from Thiobacillus denitrificans ATCC 25259 contains the following coding sequences:
- a CDS encoding four-carbon acid sugar kinase family protein has product MKPKIIVLDDDPTGSQTVHSCLLLTRWDVATLKTALADAAPLFFVLTNTRGMDAARAAAVTREVCVNLKAALVDYTGPVLFVSRSDSTLRGHYPVETDVMNELLGPFDATLLTPGFFEGGRITRDSTHYLVVDGQPVPTHETEFARDSVFGYTTAFLPDYVSEKTGGRVAAESVARLTFKDLRAGRAGAWLAGLEGNVVGAVDGETPEDYALFADAALKAAAHGKRLLFRSAASLLTALAKLPPQPVAAESFASLVRDGRAGAVIVGSHVARATAQLGALLRERGVVGLPLDVARLPEDHDALVDALRAGVAHAHAHGLTPVVYTSRGERQFASTAERLAFGAAVSAALMAVVRQLPATLGFLVSKGGITSNDVLSTGLELAAARVLGQILPGVTVVQTPPWHAVPQLPVVIFPGNVGGDDALAEVYRRLAPSRAQAGRAKLAA; this is encoded by the coding sequence ATGAAACCGAAAATCATCGTGCTCGACGACGACCCGACCGGCTCGCAGACCGTGCATTCGTGTCTGCTGCTGACGCGCTGGGACGTCGCCACGCTGAAGACGGCGCTGGCCGACGCGGCGCCCTTGTTCTTCGTCCTGACCAACACCCGCGGCATGGACGCGGCGCGCGCCGCAGCGGTGACGCGCGAGGTGTGCGTCAACCTGAAGGCGGCGCTGGTCGACTACACGGGCCCGGTCCTCTTCGTGTCGCGCTCGGATTCGACGCTGCGCGGACACTACCCGGTCGAGACCGACGTCATGAACGAATTGCTCGGACCGTTCGACGCGACGCTGCTCACGCCCGGGTTCTTCGAGGGCGGGCGCATCACACGTGACAGCACGCATTACCTGGTCGTCGACGGCCAGCCAGTGCCGACGCACGAAACCGAATTCGCGCGCGATTCGGTGTTCGGCTACACGACGGCCTTCCTCCCTGACTACGTGAGCGAGAAGACCGGCGGCCGGGTCGCGGCAGAGTCCGTCGCCCGCCTGACGTTCAAGGATCTGCGCGCAGGCCGCGCAGGCGCGTGGCTCGCCGGCCTCGAAGGCAACGTGGTCGGCGCGGTCGACGGCGAAACGCCGGAGGACTATGCGCTCTTCGCCGACGCCGCGCTCAAGGCCGCCGCGCACGGCAAGCGCCTGTTGTTTCGCAGCGCCGCGTCCCTGCTCACCGCGCTGGCGAAACTGCCGCCGCAGCCGGTCGCCGCCGAATCCTTCGCGAGCCTCGTTCGCGACGGCCGCGCGGGCGCGGTAATCGTCGGCTCCCACGTCGCGAGGGCGACGGCGCAGCTCGGCGCCCTGCTGCGCGAGCGCGGCGTCGTCGGCCTGCCGCTCGACGTCGCGCGGCTGCCCGAAGACCACGACGCGCTCGTCGATGCGCTGCGTGCCGGCGTCGCCCACGCGCACGCACATGGCCTCACGCCGGTCGTCTACACGAGCCGGGGGGAACGCCAGTTCGCGAGCACCGCCGAGCGGCTCGCCTTCGGCGCCGCGGTCTCGGCCGCCCTGATGGCTGTCGTGCGCCAACTTCCGGCGACGCTGGGCTTTCTCGTCAGCAAGGGCGGCATCACCTCGAACGACGTGCTCTCGACCGGCCTCGAACTCGCCGCGGCACGCGTGCTCGGGCAGATCCTGCCCGGCGTCACGGTGGTGCAGACGCCGCCGTGGCATGCGGTCCCGCAACTTCCCGTCGTCATCTTTCCGGGCAACGTCGGCGGCGACGACGCCCTGGCGGAGGTCTACCGCCGCCTCGCCCCCTCGCGCGCGCAGGCGGGCCGGGCTAAACTCGCTGCCTGA
- a CDS encoding transketolase: MSAQFQPTPESFPPFCEGIQYFADSFPEFDRLGAAPLLGSGQPALPDATSEAAIYQTLLAADALRYLTLQVTGSKSSGHPGGFASSADAVAALHLLGHRNMVTEVGHHAPGFYSAMFLDTSLEAMGITTVAEMRARFRERHGLLGHLSGAIPGLLAPAGPLGQGQHFALAGAYLYRDTLFPVTIGDGGLGEPYIMSAFQHFATAYPDVTNYLPVLVWNGYSQEHHSMVSLWDNEQMIAYWRAHGFDEVHLIDARDYGGANAPVYADSTTFDFKQRMAFTGAVLAAADAAAKSALSGRRACLIVKQLKGAGVHATGAKSHNLYAHHTLDSDDVKGGLQRRALPIKAWELVRENFRHAGGGPAAKVAVTENVRALPSLDGLALTEFAVGESHIPTTAFGLVVGEVGKRDPHFVVTNADGNEASGMANINKALTIRHPTADDLYFQGPSGQVYEPLNEDACAGLAVGVALFGGRSLWCSYESFAINGLPIWQTVTQAMAELRRPTPATVCLFTAGALEQGRNGWTHQRPEIENYFAAMMRNGNVYPLFPVDANMIQASYDWALKQTNKGVVITASKSPLTIHTTLAQSRQAIDDGAIVLKEHKGSHTVVFAVAGDLVLQPVLAAAEKLAETGIGSRIVAVVNPRRLYRPTDVLWDSVSEPDGRFMDDEAFRALFDGDVLIGVSGGPSAPLEPVLLRSRAGEREVFCWKRGETTANPQQLFDFNGMNAQAMGERAMALLERAAG, encoded by the coding sequence GTGAGCGCCCAGTTCCAGCCGACCCCCGAATCCTTCCCGCCCTTCTGCGAGGGGATCCAGTATTTCGCCGACAGCTTCCCCGAATTCGACCGCCTCGGAGCCGCGCCGCTGCTCGGCTCCGGCCAGCCCGCGTTGCCCGACGCAACAAGCGAGGCCGCGATCTACCAGACGCTGCTCGCCGCCGACGCGCTGCGCTACCTGACGCTGCAGGTCACCGGCAGCAAGTCGTCGGGCCACCCCGGCGGCTTCGCGTCCTCCGCCGACGCCGTCGCCGCGCTGCATCTGCTCGGCCACCGCAACATGGTGACCGAGGTCGGCCACCACGCACCCGGCTTCTATTCGGCAATGTTCCTCGACACCTCGCTCGAGGCGATGGGGATCACGACCGTTGCCGAGATGCGTGCGCGCTTCCGCGAGCGTCACGGCCTGCTCGGTCACCTCTCGGGCGCGATTCCGGGTCTGTTGGCCCCCGCAGGCCCCTTGGGCCAGGGCCAGCATTTCGCGCTCGCCGGCGCCTACCTGTATCGCGACACGCTCTTCCCGGTGACGATCGGCGACGGCGGCCTCGGCGAGCCCTACATCATGAGCGCGTTCCAGCATTTCGCGACCGCCTACCCCGATGTGACCAATTACCTGCCGGTGCTGGTGTGGAATGGCTACTCGCAGGAGCACCACAGCATGGTGTCACTGTGGGACAACGAACAGATGATCGCGTACTGGCGCGCGCATGGGTTTGATGAAGTGCACCTGATCGACGCGCGCGACTACGGCGGCGCGAACGCGCCGGTCTACGCCGACAGCACGACGTTCGACTTCAAGCAGCGCATGGCCTTCACCGGCGCCGTGCTTGCGGCCGCCGACGCGGCCGCGAAATCCGCGCTCTCGGGCCGCCGTGCCTGCCTCATCGTCAAGCAGCTGAAGGGCGCGGGCGTGCATGCGACCGGCGCCAAGTCGCACAACCTCTATGCGCACCACACGCTCGACTCCGACGACGTCAAAGGCGGCCTGCAACGCCGCGCGCTGCCGATCAAGGCATGGGAACTCGTGCGCGAGAACTTCCGCCACGCCGGCGGCGGCCCGGCCGCCAAGGTCGCGGTGACCGAAAACGTTCGCGCACTGCCGAGTCTCGATGGGCTTGCGCTAACCGAATTCGCGGTGGGCGAGAGCCACATCCCCACCACCGCGTTCGGCCTCGTGGTCGGCGAAGTCGGCAAGCGCGACCCGCACTTCGTCGTCACCAACGCCGACGGCAACGAGGCGTCTGGCATGGCCAACATCAACAAGGCGCTGACGATCCGCCATCCGACCGCCGACGACCTCTACTTCCAGGGCCCGTCGGGCCAGGTCTACGAGCCGCTCAACGAAGACGCTTGCGCGGGGCTTGCCGTCGGCGTTGCGCTCTTCGGCGGACGCAGCCTGTGGTGCAGCTACGAGTCGTTCGCGATCAACGGCCTGCCGATCTGGCAGACGGTGACGCAGGCGATGGCCGAGCTGCGGCGCCCGACGCCGGCGACGGTGTGCCTGTTCACCGCCGGTGCGCTCGAGCAGGGCCGCAACGGCTGGACCCACCAGCGCCCCGAGATCGAGAACTACTTCGCGGCGATGATGCGCAACGGCAACGTCTATCCGCTCTTCCCGGTCGACGCCAACATGATCCAGGCGAGCTACGACTGGGCCTTGAAGCAGACCAACAAAGGCGTCGTGATCACCGCGTCGAAGTCGCCGCTGACTATTCACACGACGCTCGCGCAAAGCCGTCAGGCGATCGACGACGGCGCAATCGTATTGAAGGAACACAAGGGGTCGCACACGGTCGTGTTCGCGGTCGCCGGCGACCTCGTACTGCAGCCCGTGCTCGCCGCGGCCGAGAAGCTCGCCGAAACCGGTATCGGCTCGCGCATCGTCGCCGTGGTCAATCCGCGCCGGCTGTATCGTCCGACCGACGTACTGTGGGACAGCGTCTCCGAGCCCGACGGGCGCTTCATGGACGACGAGGCCTTCCGTGCCCTGTTCGACGGCGACGTACTGATCGGCGTGAGCGGCGGTCCCTCGGCGCCGCTCGAGCCGGTGTTGCTGCGCAGCCGCGCCGGCGAGCGTGAAGTGTTCTGCTGGAAGCGCGGCGAGACCACCGCCAACCCGCAGCAGCTGTTCGACTTCAACGGCATGAACGCGCAGGCGATGGGCGAGCGCGCGATGGCCCTGCTCGAGCGCGCCGCGGGCTGA
- a CDS encoding IclR family transcriptional regulator: MKKVQSSIQVLDRAMGLIGALASGRGPTALTRLAEQAELHTSSAHRILAALAAHGLVEKTGAGEYELGVRWLEVGNRLRARLNIRQVALPFMQRLAETTGETVNLIVRRGDEAVYVERVSGGQTLIQVVQVVGAHAPLHVTAVGKIFLAEDSASGVMGYAERTRLPAYTPNTLVTLEKLRRELDVIRAEQLALDREEAELGVACIGAPIRDAEGKLVAGLSISAPADRHKPEWAALLGTAAAGIGASLGYDAGTERR; the protein is encoded by the coding sequence ATGAAAAAAGTACAGTCTTCGATACAGGTGCTCGACCGCGCGATGGGCTTAATCGGCGCGCTCGCCTCCGGTCGCGGCCCGACGGCGCTGACGCGTCTCGCCGAACAGGCCGAACTGCATACCTCGAGCGCCCACCGCATCCTCGCGGCGCTCGCTGCACACGGGCTGGTCGAGAAAACCGGCGCAGGAGAATACGAGCTCGGCGTGCGCTGGCTCGAAGTCGGCAATCGGCTCCGTGCGCGGCTGAACATCCGCCAGGTCGCGCTGCCGTTCATGCAGCGCCTCGCCGAAACGACCGGTGAAACGGTCAACTTGATCGTGCGCCGCGGCGACGAGGCGGTCTATGTCGAGCGGGTGTCGGGGGGGCAGACGCTGATCCAGGTCGTGCAGGTCGTCGGCGCGCACGCGCCGCTGCACGTCACGGCGGTCGGCAAGATCTTCCTCGCCGAGGACAGCGCGAGCGGCGTCATGGGTTACGCCGAGCGCACCAGGCTTCCCGCGTACACGCCCAATACGCTGGTCACGCTCGAGAAGCTGCGGCGCGAGCTCGACGTGATCCGCGCGGAACAGCTCGCCCTTGACCGCGAGGAGGCCGAACTCGGCGTCGCCTGCATCGGCGCGCCGATCCGCGACGCCGAGGGCAAGCTCGTCGCCGGCCTGTCGATCTCGGCCCCCGCGGACCGTCACAAGCCGGAATGGGCCGCGCTGCTGGGAACCGCCGCGGCCGGGATCGGCGCGTCGCTCGGCTATGACGCCGGCACCGAGCGTCGGTAG
- a CDS encoding AI-2E family transporter: protein MSASPSPFAASRFEIAAWLLMAAGLVLTLKLHLLPALLAGLLVSQLVHLLAPRFVIGRLDHTWAKVLVVSLITLIVLGFLGGASAAVILYLRTEGGLAGLLSKMAEIIENSRELLPLWAAAWLPQGDESVIRQALVDWLRVHAQDIRKLSGDAGRGLLNFIIGMIIGSFVALREARPRRSLAPLAEAMYERVNRLGEAFRRVVFAQVRISALNALLTGIYLVVVLPAFGVHLTFTKTMIVVTFLVGLLPVLGNLISNTVIVVISLSHSLEVAASSLLFLVLIHKLEYFVNARIIGGQIQARAWELLIAMLVMEAAFGLQGVVAAPIFYAYIKKELSDRALI, encoded by the coding sequence ATGTCCGCCAGCCCCTCTCCTTTCGCCGCCAGCCGTTTCGAGATCGCCGCCTGGCTGTTGATGGCGGCGGGCCTCGTCCTCACCCTGAAGCTTCACCTGTTGCCGGCACTGCTCGCGGGCCTGTTGGTCTCGCAACTCGTGCACCTGCTGGCGCCGCGTTTCGTCATCGGGCGGCTCGACCACACTTGGGCCAAGGTGCTCGTCGTCTCGCTCATCACGCTCATCGTCCTTGGCTTTCTCGGCGGCGCGAGCGCGGCGGTCATCCTTTATCTGCGCACCGAGGGCGGGCTCGCCGGCCTGCTGTCGAAGATGGCCGAGATCATCGAAAACTCGCGCGAACTCTTGCCGCTGTGGGCCGCCGCGTGGCTGCCGCAGGGGGACGAGTCGGTCATCCGCCAGGCGCTTGTCGACTGGCTGCGCGTCCACGCACAGGACATCCGCAAACTGAGCGGCGACGCGGGCCGCGGACTGCTCAACTTCATCATCGGCATGATCATCGGCAGTTTCGTCGCGCTACGCGAAGCGCGCCCGCGCCGCAGCCTTGCGCCGCTGGCGGAGGCGATGTACGAACGCGTGAACCGCCTCGGCGAGGCCTTTCGCCGCGTGGTCTTCGCGCAGGTGCGCATTTCGGCCCTCAATGCGCTGCTGACGGGCATCTATCTCGTCGTCGTGCTGCCCGCCTTCGGCGTGCACCTGACCTTTACCAAAACCATGATCGTCGTCACCTTCCTGGTCGGGCTGCTGCCGGTGCTCGGCAATCTCATTTCCAACACCGTCATCGTCGTCATCTCGCTGTCGCACTCGCTCGAGGTCGCCGCGTCGTCGCTGCTGTTCCTCGTGCTGATCCACAAGCTCGAATACTTCGTGAATGCACGGATCATCGGCGGCCAGATCCAGGCGCGGGCCTGGGAGCTGCTCATCGCGATGCTGGTAATGGAGGCCGCCTTCGGCCTGCAAGGCGTTGTCGCCGCGCCGATCTTTTACGCCTATATCAAGAAAGAACTGTCCGACCGGGCGCTTATCTAG
- a CDS encoding glycine cleavage system protein R: protein MSNDTESLVITASGEDKIGLVEGFTRRISESGCNIEESRMAALGGRFALLMRVSGSWDSLAKLEARMPSIAEELGLSITQQRTRPARPEKPLIPYTVEVAALDQPGIVNSLANFFARLHINIEALDTETYPAPHTGAPMFAVHMTVGIPADAHIATLRGDFLDYCDDQNLDATFEPVRM from the coding sequence ATGTCGAACGACACCGAATCCCTCGTCATCACCGCCAGCGGCGAAGACAAAATCGGCCTGGTGGAAGGCTTCACCCGGCGCATCTCGGAAAGCGGGTGCAACATCGAGGAGTCGCGGATGGCGGCGCTCGGCGGCCGCTTCGCGCTGCTGATGCGCGTCAGCGGCAGCTGGGACTCGCTCGCCAAGCTGGAAGCCCGCATGCCCAGCATCGCAGAGGAACTCGGGCTCTCGATCACCCAGCAGCGCACGCGCCCGGCGCGGCCCGAGAAGCCGCTGATCCCCTACACCGTCGAGGTCGCGGCGCTCGACCAGCCGGGCATCGTCAACAGCCTCGCCAACTTCTTCGCGCGCCTGCACATCAACATCGAGGCGCTCGACACCGAAACCTATCCGGCGCCTCACACGGGTGCGCCGATGTTCGCTGTCCACATGACGGTCGGCATCCCGGCCGACGCCCATATCGCCACGCTGCGCGGCGATTTTCTCGACTACTGCGACGACCAGAACCTCGACGCGACCTTCGAGCCGGTGCGCATGTAA
- a CDS encoding DUF502 domain-containing protein, with the protein MKRLSQFFFRGLITALPLGMTVYLLYVFLSWMEAIAMQMTAPLIGEFYVPGMGLALGITVIVLLGAAVSHRAVGRFLSLVELPFTNIPVIKSIYSSLKDFADYFAPRRDAGRQQMVVVLTFPGQELEIVGLVTRQSVDGLPAGFLGGDRVAVYLPMGYMIGGYTVFVPRAWVRPIEMSVEEAMRASLFAWMSTSPRGGAAPPT; encoded by the coding sequence ATGAAACGCCTTTCGCAATTTTTTTTCCGCGGCCTGATCACCGCCCTGCCCCTCGGGATGACGGTCTATCTGCTCTATGTTTTCCTGAGCTGGATGGAGGCCATCGCGATGCAGATGACCGCCCCGCTGATCGGCGAGTTCTACGTCCCCGGCATGGGGCTCGCGCTGGGCATCACCGTCATCGTTCTTCTCGGCGCGGCGGTCTCGCATCGCGCTGTCGGGCGCTTCCTGTCGCTGGTCGAGCTGCCGTTCACCAACATCCCGGTGATCAAGAGCATCTACTCGTCGCTCAAGGATTTCGCCGACTATTTCGCGCCGCGGCGCGACGCCGGGCGGCAACAGATGGTCGTCGTGCTGACCTTTCCGGGCCAGGAACTCGAGATCGTGGGCCTGGTCACCCGTCAGAGCGTCGACGGATTGCCGGCCGGGTTCCTGGGCGGTGACCGCGTCGCGGTCTACCTGCCCATGGGCTACATGATCGGCGGCTATACGGTCTTCGTGCCGCGCGCCTGGGTGCGGCCGATCGAGATGTCGGTCGAGGAAGCCATGCGCGCGTCGCTGTTCGCGTGGATGAGCACGTCGCCCCGCGGGGGCGCGGCGCCGCCGACCTGA
- a CDS encoding Tll0287-like domain-containing protein: MKVQALIALALPALFAGCATQPDAEEQAALVADARKASAALTQKLGGELKAAIAADGPAGAIGVCKTRAPQIAADVSQQFGVEAKRVSPKNRNPDGVPDAWEAEAQAGLEKRLAAGEKPETLDTWQIVRTSGGQQFRYAKALPVQQMCLNCHGDPATMAEGVKARLAAEYPLDKATGYAPGMLRGIVSIKRAL, from the coding sequence ATGAAAGTCCAAGCCCTGATCGCTCTCGCCCTGCCCGCCCTGTTCGCCGGCTGCGCGACCCAACCCGATGCCGAGGAACAGGCGGCCCTCGTCGCGGACGCGCGCAAGGCGTCGGCGGCGTTGACCCAGAAGCTCGGCGGCGAGTTGAAGGCGGCGATCGCGGCCGACGGGCCGGCCGGCGCGATCGGGGTCTGCAAGACGCGCGCACCGCAGATCGCCGCCGACGTGTCGCAGCAGTTCGGCGTCGAGGCCAAGCGCGTGAGCCCGAAAAACCGCAACCCCGACGGCGTCCCGGATGCCTGGGAGGCCGAGGCCCAGGCGGGTCTGGAAAAGCGCCTCGCGGCCGGCGAGAAGCCCGAGACGCTCGACACCTGGCAGATCGTTCGGACCTCGGGGGGACAGCAATTCCGCTATGCCAAGGCGCTGCCGGTCCAGCAGATGTGCCTGAATTGCCACGGCGATCCGGCGACGATGGCCGAAGGGGTGAAGGCGCGTCTCGCCGCCGAATATCCGCTCGACAAGGCCACCGGCTACGCACCCGGCATGCTGCGCGGCATCGTCTCGATCAAGCGCGCGCTGTAA